Proteins from a single region of Desulfobacter postgatei 2ac9:
- a CDS encoding heavy metal translocating P-type ATPase, producing the protein MTTTHEIEVYGMMCMHCENTVKKVLERFDGVSDVSASFEQEIVILKLEKGTTSLDELKAAIVNEGYALTREAAAEDDDKPADQANTNTERPDERAALRNLTFSIQGMHCANCALAIEKAFAKTEGIAETTINLPLEKGFVSYNPALMDDQKVLDVVKNAGYSASLEMNQGETADRRERFRFLFALCVTVPMMVIMHVMPFGTAVTNIILCIMATAVMAVSGRTFFEGAYYSLKNRLANMDVLISLGVSAAYFYSLFSLIFIDASQMLFFDSAAMLITFIMIGKMLEARAKGKTGQALKTLLALNADTARVIKDGKERVVDVSMVVPGDTVRVLAGEKIPVDGEILSGETAVDESMLTGESFPVEKSVADAVTGATINLSAAITMATTRTGSDTVLSGIIKMVEDAQADKAPIQRVADTISNIFVPVVTVVSLITFAVWYITAPTFIPSGSTPFLFAFERMIAVLVIACPCALGLATPTAIMVGSGLGLNRGILFKKGSALENISHLDIILFDKTGTLTTGKPSVTGVFPAKGITEEQLLSWAASAEINSTHPLAPAVTGFAREKGIEPEATSNSKEISGRGIECRLDGQLLRAGNMALVADEKIPDDIRAKGRELSNQGKSLVFISLDHQVKGVIALEDRIKPEAKDAIEQLNTAGIQTALVSGDNKAAALWAGRQAGIREVAAEVMPEDKINQVKKWQEKGLKVGMVGDGINDAPALAQADIGIAIGSGTDVAKETCEVVLVKNNLKDVYRAVRLGKKTLSTIKRNFFWAFFYNILMIPVAAGILYPAFRLSLTPEAASIAMWFSSLSVVGNSLLLNRFGRHLDD; encoded by the coding sequence ATGACCACTACCCATGAAATAGAAGTATACGGCATGATGTGCATGCACTGTGAAAATACGGTCAAAAAAGTCCTGGAAAGATTTGACGGGGTCAGTGATGTATCGGCGTCATTTGAACAGGAAATCGTCATCCTGAAACTGGAAAAAGGCACAACATCATTGGATGAACTCAAGGCCGCAATTGTAAACGAAGGCTATGCCCTGACCCGGGAAGCGGCTGCCGAGGATGATGATAAACCGGCAGACCAGGCCAATACAAATACCGAAAGACCGGATGAAAGAGCTGCTCTTCGCAACCTCACCTTCTCTATCCAGGGCATGCATTGTGCCAACTGTGCCCTGGCCATTGAAAAGGCATTTGCAAAAACAGAAGGCATCGCAGAGACAACCATCAACCTGCCCCTTGAAAAGGGTTTTGTTTCATATAATCCGGCCCTGATGGATGATCAAAAGGTCCTGGATGTGGTTAAAAATGCGGGCTACAGCGCATCCCTTGAAATGAATCAGGGCGAGACGGCCGACCGCCGGGAAAGATTCAGATTCCTGTTTGCACTATGTGTCACCGTGCCCATGATGGTCATCATGCATGTTATGCCCTTTGGGACTGCGGTCACAAATATTATCCTTTGCATCATGGCTACGGCTGTCATGGCGGTTTCCGGCCGAACCTTTTTTGAAGGGGCCTATTATTCCCTGAAAAACCGGCTGGCCAACATGGATGTGCTTATCAGCTTAGGGGTCAGCGCCGCATATTTTTACAGTCTTTTTTCCCTGATTTTTATAGATGCTTCCCAGATGCTGTTTTTTGACAGTGCGGCCATGCTCATCACCTTTATCATGATCGGCAAAATGCTTGAGGCAAGAGCCAAGGGAAAAACCGGCCAGGCACTCAAAACCCTGCTGGCGTTGAATGCAGATACGGCCAGGGTTATCAAGGACGGCAAGGAACGTGTTGTGGATGTTTCCATGGTCGTACCCGGCGATACGGTCCGGGTATTGGCCGGAGAAAAAATCCCCGTGGATGGCGAAATCCTCAGCGGAGAAACCGCCGTGGATGAATCCATGCTCACCGGTGAATCCTTTCCGGTTGAGAAATCGGTCGCAGATGCCGTCACAGGAGCCACCATCAACCTCTCCGCGGCGATCACAATGGCCACCACGCGCACCGGCAGCGACACGGTGTTGTCCGGCATCATTAAAATGGTAGAGGATGCCCAGGCAGACAAGGCTCCGATCCAGAGAGTGGCCGACACGATCTCCAACATTTTTGTACCTGTGGTGACGGTTGTATCCCTGATCACATTTGCCGTCTGGTACATTACAGCCCCAACGTTTATCCCGTCCGGTTCCACCCCGTTTTTATTTGCCTTTGAACGCATGATTGCCGTTCTTGTCATTGCCTGCCCCTGCGCCCTAGGGCTTGCGACGCCCACAGCCATCATGGTGGGATCGGGCCTGGGTCTTAACCGGGGTATCCTGTTTAAAAAGGGCTCTGCTTTGGAAAACATCTCCCACCTGGATATAATCCTGTTTGATAAAACAGGCACCCTGACCACGGGAAAACCTTCTGTCACAGGTGTATTTCCTGCCAAAGGGATTACGGAAGAACAATTGCTGTCCTGGGCCGCCAGTGCGGAAATCAATTCCACCCACCCCCTGGCACCGGCGGTTACAGGCTTTGCCCGGGAAAAGGGAATCGAGCCTGAAGCCACATCGAATTCAAAAGAGATCTCGGGCCGGGGCATAGAATGCCGCCTTGACGGCCAACTGCTCAGGGCCGGCAACATGGCTTTGGTCGCAGATGAGAAAATCCCCGATGATATCCGCGCCAAGGGTCGGGAGTTGTCAAACCAGGGGAAGAGCCTTGTCTTCATCAGCCTGGATCACCAGGTTAAGGGGGTGATTGCCCTGGAAGACCGGATCAAACCCGAAGCAAAGGACGCCATTGAGCAATTGAATACCGCAGGCATTCAGACCGCCCTGGTGTCCGGGGACAATAAAGCTGCAGCCCTTTGGGCAGGCCGACAGGCAGGCATCCGGGAAGTGGCTGCCGAGGTCATGCCCGAAGATAAAATCAACCAGGTGAAAAAATGGCAGGAAAAGGGATTAAAGGTGGGCATGGTGGGAGACGGCATCAATGACGCCCCGGCCCTTGCCCAGGCAGACATCGGCATTGCCATTGGTTCGGGCACGGATGTGGCTAAGGAGACCTGTGAGGTGGTGCTGGTAAAAAATAATCTAAAAGATGTCTACCGGGCCGTACGATTGGGGAAAAAAACCCTTTCCACCATAAAACGCAATTTTTTCTGGGCCTTTTTCTACAATATTTTAATGATTCCGGTGGCTGCAGGCATCCTGTATCCGGCATTCAGACTATCATTAACCCCGGAAGCGGCCAGTATCGCCATGTGGTTTTCATCCCTCTCCGTTGTGGGCAACTCCCTCCTGCTCAACCGGTTTGGAAGGCACCTGGATGATTAA
- a CDS encoding heavy-metal-associated domain-containing protein — protein sequence MIKHLSVEGMSCKHCVNRVKKYLETVGTNVSVDLEGKKADFNAESDVDMATVIKEISEFGFTVKEI from the coding sequence ATGATAAAGCATTTAAGTGTCGAAGGAATGTCCTGCAAACACTGCGTGAACCGGGTTAAAAAATATCTGGAAACCGTTGGCACCAATGTATCTGTGGACCTTGAAGGGAAAAAGGCCGATTTCAATGCCGAAAGCGATGTGGATATGGCCACAGTGATCAAGGAGATCTCTGAATTTGGGTTCACGGTTAAGGAAATCTGA
- a CDS encoding cytochrome c biogenesis CcdA family protein: MLTQTITFPAAFAAGLLSFLSPCVLPLIPAYFSFITGLSLDELTADNKEVRKKVILSTLAYVAGFSFIFILFGASASFLGGLASRYSWAVRYVGGGIILIFGLHLLGIINIKSFQFERKFHFKETPFHLFGTFLIGMAFGAGWSPCIGPMLGSILIVAGSQDTILQGVLLLATYSAGMALPFIVISIFINSMLNFMKKATRAMGIINKCAGGLLIIIGLLLIFDKFRLLAAF; the protein is encoded by the coding sequence ATGCTGACACAGACCATTACATTTCCTGCAGCTTTTGCGGCAGGCCTTCTGTCGTTTCTCTCCCCTTGTGTGCTGCCGCTGATCCCGGCTTATTTCAGCTTTATCACAGGACTCTCTTTAGATGAACTGACCGCCGACAACAAAGAAGTACGCAAAAAGGTAATCCTCTCCACCCTGGCCTACGTGGCCGGATTCTCCTTTATTTTTATCCTGTTCGGGGCATCCGCCTCGTTTCTTGGCGGGCTTGCCTCGCGGTATTCCTGGGCTGTGCGTTATGTGGGGGGCGGCATCATCCTGATTTTCGGGTTGCATCTGCTCGGTATCATCAATATTAAAAGTTTTCAGTTCGAACGTAAATTTCATTTCAAGGAGACACCTTTTCATCTGTTCGGCACATTTTTGATCGGCATGGCATTTGGCGCGGGATGGAGCCCATGCATCGGCCCCATGCTGGGCAGCATTCTCATTGTGGCGGGCAGTCAGGACACCATCCTTCAAGGGGTGCTGCTGCTGGCAACCTATTCTGCAGGTATGGCGCTGCCTTTTATTGTCATATCCATCTTCATCAACTCCATGCTCAATTTCATGAAAAAGGCCACCCGGGCCATGGGCATTATCAATAAATGCGCAGGCGGGCTTCTCATTATCATTGGTCTGCTTTTGATCTTTGACAAGTTCCGGCTTCTGGCGGCCTTTTAA
- a CDS encoding NAD(+)--dinitrogen-reductase ADP-D-ribosyltransferase: protein MSHYHYQYSLCSVPSWVIGSREFNANPTSLSVHGVRATHAHFFKQLDALSSWEERARIFQDYMEVAFHLHQWREKGNVGQLLSIKHSYLRFLRGWLFDADSVEGAVLKGWVQTRMGLPPIYHGGRINGRESKEYLSYMKDRMKGSARTNGIFNQLDLLYEFVQYEMKRRDPDTIHITLFRGVHGFYDHELLEWDKKTGKGVVRLNNLNSFTHDFERAWEFGTFVIEARVPVSKIFFDGAFLHAGILKGEEEVLVIGGVYDISRRII, encoded by the coding sequence ATGTCCCATTATCATTATCAATACAGCTTGTGCAGTGTGCCGTCGTGGGTCATTGGCTCCCGGGAATTCAACGCCAATCCTACGTCGTTAAGTGTTCATGGTGTACGGGCTACCCATGCCCATTTTTTCAAACAGCTGGATGCCCTCTCCAGCTGGGAAGAAAGGGCAAGAATATTTCAAGATTATATGGAGGTTGCGTTTCATCTTCACCAATGGCGGGAAAAAGGTAATGTGGGTCAGCTGCTCAGTATAAAACACAGTTACTTAAGATTTCTTCGGGGCTGGCTCTTTGATGCCGATTCCGTTGAAGGGGCCGTCTTGAAGGGGTGGGTGCAGACCAGGATGGGGTTGCCCCCAATTTATCATGGCGGCCGGATCAACGGGAGAGAGAGTAAAGAGTATTTATCATACATGAAAGACCGCATGAAAGGCTCAGCGAGAACCAACGGTATTTTCAACCAACTGGATCTTCTCTATGAATTTGTTCAGTACGAGATGAAACGTCGCGATCCGGATACTATCCACATCACCCTTTTCAGAGGCGTTCATGGGTTTTACGACCATGAACTGCTTGAATGGGACAAGAAGACGGGTAAAGGTGTGGTCCGGCTCAATAATTTAAACTCCTTTACCCATGATTTTGAGCGGGCTTGGGAATTTGGAACATTTGTTATTGAAGCCAGGGTGCCTGTTTCAAAAATTTTTTTTGATGGTGCTTTTCTTCATGCCGGGATACTAAAGGGGGAGGAGGAAGTGTTGGTCATTGGTGGTGTGTACGATATTTCCAGACGGATCATATAA
- the draG gene encoding ADP-ribosyl-[dinitrogen reductase] hydrolase, translated as MQSVRIPDRKQIVGRAKGAFVGLAIGDALGATTEFMTPQEIKLQYGVHKQIIGKGWLYLKAGQVTDDTQMSICIGRAIRDSQGWNLTAVADEFADWVKGRPIDVGSTCARGIRNYILHQTLEAPPSRWSAGNGALMRMLPVALYTLGNEESLAQYVVEQAHLTHNNPLSDTACIFFGRLLHEAMMGGQLGPLLMQTKGFVNEYPDFCYDPYPGKSSAFVVDTVQTVFHFLFSTDNFEDCLIGTVNQGGDADTTGALAGMLAGALYGVEGIPKRWLKRLDSRVYSEVDTLAEYLVDHSPALL; from the coding sequence ATGCAATCGGTTCGAATACCTGACAGAAAGCAAATTGTGGGGAGGGCAAAGGGGGCCTTTGTCGGTCTTGCCATTGGAGATGCCTTGGGAGCGACAACCGAATTCATGACACCCCAGGAGATCAAATTACAATATGGTGTACATAAACAGATCATTGGTAAAGGGTGGCTGTATCTCAAAGCCGGTCAAGTGACCGATGACACCCAAATGTCGATTTGTATCGGACGGGCCATTCGAGATTCCCAGGGATGGAATCTTACCGCCGTTGCAGATGAATTTGCCGATTGGGTGAAAGGCCGCCCGATTGATGTCGGCTCCACATGTGCAAGAGGAATCAGAAACTACATTCTGCACCAAACCCTTGAAGCGCCACCGAGCCGTTGGAGTGCCGGAAACGGGGCCTTGATGCGTATGCTTCCCGTTGCGCTCTATACACTGGGAAATGAAGAATCCCTTGCACAATATGTGGTGGAACAGGCCCACCTGACCCACAATAACCCTTTGTCTGATACGGCATGTATCTTTTTTGGCCGTCTACTTCACGAGGCCATGATGGGTGGTCAATTGGGTCCGCTTCTGATGCAGACCAAAGGTTTTGTGAATGAATATCCGGATTTTTGTTATGATCCGTATCCAGGTAAAAGTTCAGCCTTTGTTGTTGATACGGTGCAGACCGTTTTCCATTTTTTATTTTCAACGGACAACTTTGAAGATTGCCTCATCGGCACGGTAAACCAGGGGGGGGATGCGGATACGACCGGCGCACTGGCCGGGATGCTTGCCGGTGCTCTTTATGGGGTCGAGGGCATACCGAAACGCTGGTTGAAACGGCTGGATTCTCGTGTTTATTCAGAGGTCGATACGCTTGCAGAATATTTGGTGGATCACTCTCCGGCACTTTTATGA
- a CDS encoding fumarylacetoacetate hydrolase family protein, whose protein sequence is MNYQHVFNDGSVCELPVGKVVCVGRNYVDHIRELDNPMPTEPILFMKPATSLQPISQPIVIPDFTKDCHNETELAVLIGKKISRAGREAVEAAVEGYGIALDLTLRDIQKSLKEKGLPWEKAKAFDGSCPISPFIRPDDLPNPQDTRLKLEVNGQVRQDESTKLMINKIFDLIVYMSGFFTLLPGDVVLTGTPAGVAALKSGDQLALELDGRFAFSASVA, encoded by the coding sequence ATGAACTATCAGCATGTATTTAACGACGGATCGGTGTGCGAACTGCCGGTGGGAAAGGTGGTTTGTGTCGGTCGCAACTATGTGGATCATATCAGGGAACTGGACAATCCCATGCCCACGGAACCTATTTTGTTTATGAAACCGGCAACATCGCTGCAACCCATCAGCCAGCCCATTGTCATTCCTGACTTTACCAAGGATTGCCACAATGAGACGGAGTTGGCGGTGTTGATCGGCAAAAAGATCAGCAGGGCAGGGCGGGAAGCGGTTGAGGCTGCGGTTGAAGGTTATGGGATTGCATTGGATTTGACATTGCGGGATATACAGAAATCCCTCAAGGAGAAAGGCCTGCCCTGGGAGAAGGCAAAAGCATTCGACGGTTCCTGTCCGATCTCTCCATTTATTAGACCTGATGACCTTCCAAACCCCCAGGATACGCGCTTGAAACTGGAAGTAAATGGCCAGGTGCGCCAGGATGAGAGTACAAAGTTGATGATTAACAAAATATTTGACTTGATCGTCTACATGTCCGGTTTTTTTACGCTGTTGCCGGGCGATGTCGTACTTACCGGAACCCCGGCCGGTGTGGCCGCGTTGAAATCAGGTGACCAGCTGGCGTTGGAGCTTGACGGCCGGTTTGCCTTTTCTGCATCTGTTGCATGA
- a CDS encoding calcium-binding protein, translated as MNNSKISFKIGDSVRVKPDVLDPDTEAFSLEGWQGRILDIRPQEDGPTIIDIEWDSITLREMPASSIEASEEEGLDWTQMGLYPDDVEVTTARDTEQDVKNAQEELERISYKSYSWLGDPGKRIHQILSGVDDGDEMAAMKRWGAYLEEHLNFPFDAEVDEWQERGPLRSGDRVSVKKITLIDDLYGVIVALRLGRRKYDFPLCELAVIDKQSANTQLIEDYRVWFANR; from the coding sequence ATGAATAACAGCAAAATTTCATTTAAGATTGGCGATTCGGTTAGGGTAAAACCGGATGTACTTGATCCTGATACCGAAGCCTTCAGCCTTGAAGGATGGCAAGGGAGAATTCTTGACATCAGACCCCAGGAAGATGGGCCAACGATCATTGATATTGAGTGGGATAGTATCACGCTTCGAGAGATGCCAGCGTCATCCATTGAAGCCTCTGAGGAAGAGGGTTTAGACTGGACACAAATGGGATTGTATCCTGATGACGTTGAGGTGACAACAGCAAGAGATACTGAACAAGACGTGAAGAATGCCCAAGAAGAGCTTGAGCGGATTTCGTACAAAAGCTATAGCTGGTTAGGTGACCCAGGTAAACGGATTCACCAGATCTTAAGCGGCGTTGATGATGGAGACGAGATGGCGGCGATGAAACGATGGGGTGCCTATCTTGAAGAGCATTTGAATTTTCCTTTTGACGCTGAGGTTGATGAATGGCAGGAACGAGGACCATTGCGGTCAGGAGATCGGGTGAGTGTCAAAAAAATTACGTTAATTGACGACTTGTATGGTGTTATTGTGGCACTGCGGTTGGGTCGCAGAAAATATGATTTTCCGCTTTGTGAATTAGCGGTAATTGACAAGCAATCAGCCAACACTCAACTTATCGAAGATTATCGGGTGTGGTTTGCGAATCGCTGA
- a CDS encoding TIGR04283 family arsenosugar biosynthesis glycosyltransferase, with the protein MNPVISVIIPVYGESDRINRTIDDLKSSASQMLWATQIIVVDGDPEKRTLQAINDPDVIKTASPAGRGVQMNHGARTATADLLLFLHADTVLPANALKTILHACRDKEVAAGAFDLAIGAKQLGFRIIEKVATLRSRITRIPFGDQAIFIKSKCFWDLGGYKPIALMEDVEIMLRLRKKGYKIHFISDPVVTSARRWKKEGMIYTTLRNWMLQLLFYIGVRPETLKTYYH; encoded by the coding sequence ATGAACCCTGTGATCTCCGTTATTATACCGGTATACGGCGAATCGGACCGTATTAACCGAACCATTGACGACCTTAAATCATCGGCATCGCAAATGTTGTGGGCGACCCAAATTATTGTGGTGGATGGAGACCCTGAAAAACGCACCCTTCAAGCGATCAATGACCCGGATGTTATAAAAACAGCATCACCGGCCGGCCGGGGCGTGCAGATGAACCATGGGGCCCGGACCGCAACCGCAGATCTGCTGCTGTTTCTTCATGCAGATACTGTTTTGCCTGCAAATGCACTCAAAACAATTCTTCATGCCTGCCGGGACAAGGAAGTTGCCGCCGGTGCATTTGATCTGGCCATTGGCGCAAAGCAATTAGGTTTTCGTATCATCGAAAAGGTGGCAACGTTGCGTTCCCGGATCACCCGGATTCCCTTTGGCGACCAGGCAATATTCATTAAATCAAAATGCTTTTGGGACTTGGGAGGATATAAACCAATTGCACTGATGGAAGATGTGGAGATCATGCTCAGACTCAGAAAAAAGGGGTATAAAATTCACTTCATTTCAGATCCGGTGGTTACCTCGGCCCGGCGCTGGAAAAAAGAAGGCATGATATATACAACCCTGCGCAACTGGATGCTTCAGCTGCTCTTTTATATCGGGGTCCGTCCTGAAACGTTAAAAACCTACTATCACTAA